In a genomic window of Rhododendron vialii isolate Sample 1 chromosome 12a, ASM3025357v1:
- the LOC131311098 gene encoding disease resistance protein At4g27190-like produces the protein MENKVETIKQEFNIEKKCVRGLCPDIFARIQLGERVVNMITEIDLLIEKSKFENGFLIDSPPARVERRPDPASTLTRSAYDTLDMVHHKLRDESTTKIGIWGMGGAGKTVVLQLLNNSDEVKIYFDFVIWVTVSKSWSIKKLQNEVGMRLTIEINADESYERVANKLFRRLEGKKYLLLLDDVWDEVDLSVLGFPNANQQNGCKVVLTTRKMEVCRKMGTDAEVPVSLLESEEAWEMFSSGVGHVATLSTINPYAQDIVRECDGLPLAMKVVCGALRKEENVKVWRNFLRKLRSPTTSVIEDLNENVFKVLKVSYDQLKNIEEKKCLLFCGLYPEDSMIEKSRLIGYWRADRIFPSKLTLEQALDEGEAILQALIDASLLEKCVEDDSVKMHDVIRDMVLAITSLQGEEPTHLVRAGISSEMISEEVEYWKNATRISFMNRDLRSLPESPNCPKLLTLLLQGNENLEVIPETFFNNMPRLRVLDLSRTRIKSLPTSISKLDGLRELVLLDCEDLEALPKEISALKELEVLYVGRSEFEILQRGMKIEELIIPAGMICGLPHIEVIELTSRLGGESTEIIAKELSNLGSLSSLLFDFRIVGNLQHFLQNSIPWKERRLTQFIFLAGKYPHQLYERHPWLLQWSKKYKRFLGYEGGGEEMDSGLPPAIENALNRSNGFLLSGHGKLKALSELCTQNTDELRYCQIEECVALETIVNRNGLEMSVFSNLEVLLLYKLSNLKSILCLEMEERQSPQPPPPLNVNSFTNLTRLNLWRCPLIEHLFSSGFMIQQMSNLKHLTVGGCLGLKGMIPEDEKVEYEALPKLSYLFLSDLPEFANLFEGVPTCWQSLDEVIIWDTTKLRKLPFDTNSAPNLKGIKGINQEWWDALEWDNHAAKLQFLKL, from the coding sequence ATGGAAAACAAGGTTGAGACCATAAAGCAAGAGTTCAATATTGAGAAGAAATGTGTAAGGGGATTATGTCCAGACATTTTTGCACGTATACAGCTTGGTGAGCGAGTAGTAAATATGATCACTGAGATTGACCTGCTCATAGAAAAGTCCAAGTTTGAAAATGGATTTCTTATTGATTCACCACCAGCTAGAGTTGAGAGGAGGCCAGACCCCGCTTCGACATTGACAAGGTCTGCATATGACACGCTAGACATGGTACATCATAAACTTCGAGATGAGAGCACTACAAAGATTGGTATTTGGGGAATGGGAGGAGCAGGTAAGACGGTTGTCTTGCAACTCTTGAACAATTCAGATGAagtcaaaatatattttgattttgtcatATGGGTAACTGTCTCAAAATCTTGGAGCATTAAAAAGCTACAAAACGAAGTTGGGATGCGGTTAACAATAGAAATAAATGCTGACGAGTCTTATGAAAGAGTTGCAAATAAATTATTTAGGAGACTTGAGGGCAAGAAGTACCTTTTGCTTTTAGACGATGTTTGGGATGAGGTGGATTTAAGTGTTTTAGGGTTCCCTAATGCCAATCAACAAAATGGTTGCAAAGTTGTTTTGACAACCAGAAAAATGGAAGTTTGCCGAAAGATGGGAACTGATGCTGAAGTACCTGTTTCACTTTTGGAAAGCGAAGAAGCATGGGAGATGTTTTCCTCTGGAGTGGGTCATGTTGCAACGCTTTCAACCATCAATCCATATGCCCAagatattgtgagagaatgtgATGGGTTGCCACTAGCAATGAAAGTCGTATGCGGTGCACTACGGAAAGAGGAAAATGTGAAAGTATGGAGgaatttcttaagaaaattaAGGTCACCTACTACATCAGTCATTGAAGACTTGAATGAAAACGTGTTCAAGGTTCTAAAGGTAAGCTATGACCAGTTAAAGAATATTGAGGAAAAGAAATGTCTTTTGTTCTGTGGATTGTATCCAGAAGACTCCATGATCGAAAAATCAAGATTGATAGGATATTGGAGAGCAGATAGGATTTTTCCAAGTAAACTTACTTTGGAACAGGCACTTGATGAGGGAGAAGCTATATTGCAAGCTCTTATAGATGCGTCTTTGTTGGAAAAATGTGTCGAAGATGACTCTGTGAAGATGCACGATGTTATTCGAGACATGGTATTGGCAATAACTTCCCTGCAAGGAGAGGAACCAACACATCTGGTGCGAGCTGGAATTTCTTCAGAGATGATTTCAGAGGAGGTGGAATATTGGAAAAATGCAACACGAATATCCTTTATGAATCGTGACTTGCGCAGCTTGCCAGAATCACCAAACTGCCCGAAGCTACTGACATTGTTGCTTCAaggaaatgaaaatttagagGTGATTCCAGAAACTTTCTTTAATAACATGCCTAGGCTCCGAGTGTTGGATCTATCACGCACCCGTATTAAATCGTTGCCAACTTCAATATCTAAATTGGACGGTCTTCGAGAACTAGTCCTTTTAGATTGCGAAGATTTGGAGGCTCTCCCCAAAGAGATTAGTGCACTCAAGGAGCTGGAAGTGCTTTATGTTGGACGAtctgaatttgaaattttgcagAGGGGGATGAAAATCGAAGAGTTAATCATTCCTGCTGGGATGATATGTGGGCTTCCTCATATTGAAGTAATTGAACTTACAAGTCGACTGGGCGGTGAAAGTACAGAAATTATTGCGAAAGAATTGAGCAACTTGGGttcactttcttctcttttatttgaCTTCCGCATTGTAGGTAATCTGCAACACTTCCTGCAAAATAGCATACCATGGAAAGAGAGAAGACTGACGCAATTCATATTCTTAGCTGGGAAATATCCACACCAATTATACGAACGTCATCCTTGGTTACTTCAATGGAGTAAAAAGTATAAGAGGTTTTTAGGTtatgaaggaggaggagaagaaatgGATAGTGGCCTTCCCCCAGCCATAGAGAATGCACTTAACCGTTCAAATGGATTTCTATTAAGTGGACATGGAAAACTCAAAGCTCTATCAGAATTGTGCACACAAAACACAGATGAATTAAGATATTGCCAGATTGAAGAATGTGTTGCACTCGAAACAATAGTCAATAGAAATGGGCTTGAAATGAGTGTTTTTTCTAATTTAGAAGTTTTGCTTCTGTACAAACTATCGAATTTAAAGTCCATTCTTTGTTTGGAGATGGAGGAGAGACAatcaccacaaccaccaccaccactgaaTGTTAACAGCTTTACCAATCTAACAAGATTGAACTTATGGCGTTGTCCACTAATTGAGCACCTCTTCTCAAGTGGATTCATGATTCAACAAATGTCCAACTTGAAACACTTGACTGTCGGAGGTTGCCTGGGACTCAAGGGGATGATTCCAGAGGATGAAAAGGTGGAATATGAGGCTCTACCCAAATTGTCTTATTTGTTCCTCAGTGATTTGCCTGAATTTGCCAACCTTTTTGAAGGTGTTCCCACGTGTTGGCAATCACTGGATGAAGTGATAATATGGGATACTACGAAGCTGAGGAAACTCCCCTTTGACACTAATAGTGCTCCTAATTTGAAGGGAATTAAGGGCATTAATCAGGAGTGGTGGGATGCATTAGAGTGGGACAACCATGCCGCCAAATTACAATTTCTTAAGTTGTAG